From the Desulfallas thermosapovorans DSM 6562 genome, the window AGGCCGTGGTGCTCAAAGATTGCAGGAAGCCGGCATACAGGTGACCTGTGGTGTGCTGGAGGAGGATGCCCGCCGCTTAAACGAGGTATTTATAAAGTACATCACTACCCGTTTGCCCTTTGTGGCTTTAAAGACCGCCATGAGCCTGGACGGTAAAATAGCCACCACCAGTGGGGAGTCCCAGTGGATTACCGGCCAACCGGCCAGGGAATATGTTCACCGGCTGAGAAATATTTATGACGCCATACTGGTGGGTGTGGGCACCGTAATGGCCGATGACCCCTCCCTTACCACTAGGTTGCCGGAAGGGGGCGGCAAAGACCCGGTCAGGATAGTACTGGATTCCAAAGCCCGTACGCCGGTGACGGCCCGGGTAATTACCCAGGCTTCCCCGGCCCCCACCATTATAGTTACCGCACCCAATGCGCCGGTGGAAAACCTGTTCCGGTTAAAGGAAGCCGGTGCCCGGGTGATTGAGATACCCGGTGGTGAAGGCGGTATTGATTTGGCGGCATTGTTAAAAGAACTGGGGCGTCGTGAAATCACCAGCCTGCTGGTGGAGGGGGGCGCCGGAGTTAACGGGTCCTTTATTGCGGGCAACCTGGTGGACAAAGTTTACTGGTTTGTGGCTCCTAAATTAATTGGCGGTGCCGGCGCACCGGGCCCGGTGGGTGGTCCCGGTATAGCCGCCTTGCGGGATGCAATATCCTTAAAAGACATCAAGTTAAATCGTTATGGAGAAGATATTTGTATAGAAGGTTACGTGTTAAAACGGAGTGATTAAAATGTTCACCGGATTGGTAGAAGAAAAAGGACGAATCATTTCCCTGCGCCGGGGTGCGGATTCAGCCCGGCTTAAAATCAAGGCCGGCCTGGTCATGGATGGTATACAGTTGGGCGACAGTATTGCCGTGAATGGTGTATGCCTTACGGTGACTTCATATGATATGGGGGCATTTACCGCCGATGTAATGGCCGAAACACTGGCCAAAACCAACCTGGGGGCATTGCAATCGGGTGACCCGGTTAACCTGGAACGGGCACTGCGGCTCGGAGACAGGTTGGGTGGGCATTTGGTCAGTGGTCATATTGATGGTGTGGGGACAATTACCCGCATGGAAAAACATGATATTGCCACTTTGATAACTATTGCCGCGCCACCGGCAGTAATGCATTACATTGTTAAAAAGGGTTCTGTGGCTGTAGATGGAACAAGCCTTACGGTGGTGGACCATGATGAAGAATCGTTTATAGTTTCCTTAATACCCCATACCGCCCGGGCTACTGTTTTGGGTCAAAAGAAACCGGGGGACCGGGTTAACCTGGAAGGGGATCTCATTGGTAAATACGTGGAACGCTGGATGGGTATTGCCGGGCGAAAGGAAAATGACGGCGTGGAAAAAACACAGCGCGGTATAACTGCAGAGTTTCTGGCGGAATACGGGTATTTTTAAATAATTTGTGGCTGCCTGTAATTAATCAACGGAAGGATGAAAAAAATGATATTCAGCACCATTGAAGAGGCCATCGAGGACATCAGACAAGGTAAAATGATCGTGGTGGTTGATGATGAAGACCGGGAAAATGAAGGGGATATTATTATAGCCGCCGAAAAGGCTACCCCCGAGGTCATCAATTTCATGGCTACCTATGGCAGGGGCTTAATCTGCGTACCCATGTCCGGGGCCAGGTTGGATGAACTTGATTTACCGGCTATGGTTACCCATAATACCGATGCCCATGGTACTGCCTTTACCGTATCCGTGGATCACAAAGACACCACAACAGGAATATCTGCCCATGAGCGGGCGGCCACCGTGCAGGCGTTAATTGACCCCAATACCAAGCCCGAAGATCTCAGGCGTCCGGGACACATATTCCCGTTACGGGCCAAGGAGGGCGGTGTACTGCGGCGGGCCGGTCATACCGAGGCAGCTGTGGATTTAATGCGCCTGGCCGGTTTTTACCCGGCCGGGGTTATCTGCGAAGTTATGAAAGAAGACGGTACCATGGCCAGGGTTCCGGAATTGATTGAGTTTTGTAAAACCCACGGCTTGCGACTGGTGACCATTGCCGATTTAATTGAATACCGGCGCCGGCATGAAAAGCTGGTTCGCCGGGTGGATTCAGCCAAACTGCCCACCAAATACGGTAAATTCATGGCGGTGGCTTATGAAAGCCTGCTGGATAAAAAAGAGCATATTGCCCTGGTCAAGGGAGACCTGGCCGGTGTGACGGCACCGCTGGTCAGGGTACACTCCGAATGTTTGACTGGTGATGTCTTTGGATCTTCCCGCTGTGATTGCGGTGACCAGCTGGCCCGGGCGCTGGAGATGATTGAAGATGAAGGTGTCGGTGTGCTGCTGTATATGCGCCAGGAAGGCCGGGGTATCGGTCTGGTTAATAAAATCAGGGCATATAAACTACAAGATCAGGGTAAGGATACAGTGGAAGCCAACGAGGCACTGGGGTTCCCGGCCGATTTGCGGGACTATGGCATTGGCGCACAGATACTGGCGGACCTGGGCTTGAAAAAAATCAGACTGATGACCAATAACCCCAGGAAAATTGCCGGCCTGGAAGGGCACGGCCTGCAGGTGGTGGGCCGGGTACCGATAGAGATTTGCCCCGGACGGGAAAACAAATTCTATCTCAGTACCAAAAAGCGCAAGCTGGGGCACCTGCTATCCATTGAAGATGTGAATAAAAAATCTTCCTAAACATACACAACTTTTAAAAACGTGAGGAGAGGATTCTAGTTGCCTAAGTTTTACGAAGGCCACCTGGTGGGACAAGGCCTGAAGTTCGGTATTGTAGTGGGACGTTTCAATGAATTCATTACCAATAAGCTGTTGACCGGGGCACTGGATGCTTTATACCGCCACGGCGTGGCCGAGCAGGATGTGGAAGTGGCCTGGGTACCCGGTGCCTTTGAAATACCTATGGTAGCCCGGCGTATGGTAGATATGGCCAAATATGACGCGGTAATTTGCCTGGGTGCAGTTATCCGCGGAGCTACCCCGCATTTTGATTATGTGGCTGCCGAAGTGTCCAAAGGGGTAGCCAAGGTAGGCCTTGATACCGGTGTTCCCACCATATTCGGTGTTGTTACCACGGATACCATTGAGCAGGCCGTTGAGCGAGCCGGGACCAAAGCAGGCAATAAAGGTTGGGATGCTGCAGTAACGGCCATTGAAATGGCCAATCTAAACAAAGCGCTTGGGGTGTGACCAAAACGATGAATGAACGAACACTACAAAACATGGACGAGGTGGCGGCGTATAAGGTGCCACCGGCCCGGCGACTGTTTTCTGCCAACCACGATGAAATCATCCGGGGCCTGACCACTGATATTTACTTTATCCGTACCAGGCAACTACTAAGACACCTGGGCCTGGACCGGACTATGGTAACAGCAGAAGTTTTTGCCAGCCGGCCAGGTATCCTGGCCGGTGTGGAGGAAGTTAAAAACCTGTTAACCGGACTGCCTGTGGAAGTATGGGCCGTACCCGAAGGGTCCGACATTAAAGAAAAGGAAGTGGTCATGCGCATTGTTGGCGCGTATGATGACTTTGGCATCTACGAAACAGCTTTGCTGGGAATGCTGGCCAGTTCCAGCGGTTGGGCCACTGCAGCCCGCAAATGCCGGGAGGCGGCAGGCGACTATCCTATGATTAGCTTTGGTGCCCGCCATGTGCACCCGGCGGTGGCGCCCGTAATGGAACGGGCGGCCATCATTGGTGGTGCCGATGGAGCGAGCTGTATACTGGGGGCCAAGCTGGCCGGGCAAGAACCCCGGGGTACGGTGCCCCACGCCGTGATGTTGATCGTGGGTGATACCGTGGAAGTGGCCCGGGCTTACCGTGAGGCAATGCCCCCGGATGCACCGGTGATTATGCTGGTGGATACATTTAAGGATGAGGCGGAGGAAGCGCTCCGGCTGGCGGAGGCGCTGGGAAATGATTTGCAGGGTATTAGACTGGATACCCCCAGCGAACGCGGTGGTGTTACTCCGGCGCTGGTGCAGGAAGTAAAAGCCCGCTTGCGGCAGGCGGGATATCCCCAGGTGAAAATATTTGTGTCCGGCGGTATCACCCCCGAGCGGATAATCCAATTAATCGCAGCCGGTGCCGATTCTTTTGGCGTGGGCAGCTATATATCCCGCGCCCCGGCCATTGATATGACCATGGACATCAAGGAAATAAACGGTCGACCGGTGGCCAAGCGGGGTCGTATTCCGGGACTGACAGGTACGACCCGTATGCACAGGGTGTTGTAATTTTATTAAAGCAACGATCCGGGGAGATAAATAAAACCGTTTAAAAATAATGCGGTGCCTGCTTTATAGCAGGCACCGCACAAGTATCGGGTCAATATACTTTTAACCAGTCACTATAAAAAGTAAAAAACGGCTTGCGCCGTTTTATTGTTTAAACTATATTGAGTTGCTTAAAGTTATATGGCCCGTTGAACCTTTCCGCTGCGGAGGCACCTGGTACATACCATTATTCTACGTGGTGAGCCATTAACAATGGCTTTAACCCTTTGTAGATTGGGTGCCCAGGTTTTTTTGGTGCGGATGTGGGAGTGGCTTATTTTCATGCCTACAACAACACCTTTACCACAAATTGCGCATTTCCTGGCCATAGTCAACACCTCCTCCTTTACAACACCTTTTCATTTTATCAGATATCGGCTAGCTGTGCAAGAAAAGCTTACACGGCAGCTCATCATGCTGAAAAGAATGTGGTGAATGATATGATTAACGGAGATCCCTATGTAACTCAGGTAAAACATGTGAAAATGATTGGCCCCCGCCGGGCCGAGCAACTGGCCCGGCTCAACGTGTATACCGTGCATGACTTGCTATACCATTTTCCCAGAGAATATATTGATCGCAGCCGGTTGATTTCCCTTTACGAAAGAAAACCCGGTGATATGGTAACGGTGGTAGGCCGGGTGATAAGCTGCCAGGAAAACCGTCCCCGTCCCAAATTAACGGTCACCAAAGCGGCCATGGAAGGTGACCGGGGATTATTTTATGCAGTATGGTTTAATCGAGTACATATTAAAAAGATGTTAAAACCCGGTACCCGTATGTATATAAGTGGAAAACTGGTCAAGGGTTTTGGTAATCTTGAGGTGCAGGTGCATGATTTTGAAATAATCACCACCGGCGGTGATTCTTTACATGCCGGGCGGATCGTGCCGGTGTATCCGGCCACCGGCGGTGTTACCCAGCGTATGCTGCGAACCTTTATCCACGGGGCATTGGAAGAATGGCTTCAAAACTACCGGGAGTTTTTACCCCGCCGGGTGTTGGATGGAGAAGACTTGATGATACTGTCCGAGGCGCTGAAACAAGTGCATTTTCCGGACAGCCACGCCCTGGCCGAGCGGGCCAGGCGACGCTTTGTTTTTGAGGAGCTCTTTTTATTTCAATTGCAATTAGCCCTCCTGCGGCGTAATATAGTGCGGGTAGAAAAGCCTTATCGTTACAGGCCGTCAAATGAATTAATCAAAAAATATATTGCCGGTCTTGGTTTTAACCTAACTAGCGCCCAGCGTCGTGTGGTACGAGAGATTATGGAGGATATGGAAAGTCCCCACCCGATGCACAGGCTGCTTCAGGGTGATGTAGGTTCGGGCAAAACGGTGGTGGCGATATTGACGTTGCTGAAGGCGGTGGAAAGCGGGTTGCAGGGGGCACTTATGGCACCCACCGAGGTGTTGGCTGAGCAGCATTACCTGTCCCTTAACCGTTCATTGGCCCCTCTGGGCGTGCGGGTGGCCCTGTTAAGCGGTGGCATGCCGGTGAAAGACCGCCGGTCAATGTTGGAGAAAATAGCCATGGGTGAGCTGTCTATTGTTGTAGGCACCCAGGCCTTGCTTCAGGATGACGTGGTATTTAATAAGTTGGCGGTGGTGGTAATTGACGAGCAGCATCGTTTTGGGGTAAGACAGCGGGGTAGTTTGCAAAAAAAAGGTGTTTGCCCCGATTTACTGATCATGACTGCCACCCCCATACCGCGCACCTTGTCCATGACAGCTTACGGTGATCTGGATATGTCCGTAATTGATGCCCTGCCCCCAGGTCGACAACCCGTGCGTACCTATTATGTTGCTCCCGGGGAATTGCCCCGGGTGTTTTCATTCGTAGCCCGGCAGGTTGCTGAAGGCCGCCAGGCATATGTAGTTTGCCCGCTGGTGGAGGAGTCGGAACATTTGGACCTGCAGGCGGCGGAGAATTTGTATCAAAAATTAATTGAAAATGAATTGCGCGGCTACCGGGTAGCTTTGCTGCACGGGCGTATGAAAAGGGCGGATAAGGAGCAGGTGATGCAGCAATTCCGGTCCGGGCAGGTGGATGTGCTGGTCAGTACCACAGTTATTGAAGTGGGAGTGGATGTACCCAATGCCAGTGTGATGGTGATTGTCGATGCCGACCGTTTCGGTTTAGCCCAATTGCATCAATTAAGGGGACGGGTAGGCCGGGGCGGTGACCAGGCCCACTGTATTTTATCGGCCCGGTTGCGTTCCCGTGAAGCGGCGGAACGTATCAAAGCCATGAAGTTTAGCCAGGACGGTTTTTACCTGGCGGAAAAGGACTTGCAAATTCGCGGACCGGGGGATATTGCAGGTGTCAGGCAATCCGGTATGCCCGAGTTCAGACTGGCCAATTTAATTAGAGACCGGGATCTGCTTCAGGCCGCCCGCCGCCAGGCCATGGCCTTGGTCAATGCCGACCCGGAACTGCGAGCAGGGGAGTACCATTATCTGAGGCTTGCCCTGGAACGCTATAGCCAAAGGGGAGGCGGCTATTACCATATAGGTTGAAATTATTAAATATATCCAAACCAAAGCGGGCAAAATGTACCGCTTATAAATGATTTAAAAAGTCACATACTAGATTTAACAACAGCGAAGGAGGTGACAGTAAAATGGCACAAGGCCAAAAAACAAACCGCAAGTTAATACCGCAAGCTGCCCAGGCCATGGAACAATTTAAGTGGGAAACTGCCGGTGAACTGGGTGTCCAGATTCCCCAGGGCGGGTATATGGGGGATCTTCCTTCACGGGTAAACGGGGCCATTGGTGGTAACATGGTCAAGAAGATGATCGCTGCTTACGAACAAAGTTTGGCCCAGGGTCAGCAGCCTGCTACTCCGCAGGTTACCAACCAGAATCCTACTCCCTAATGGTTAATGGATTATAGATCTTAATAAAGCCTCTGTCAGGTGGTTGGTCAAAGCTTAATCATGGTAAGGCCACTTGACAGAGGGCTTTGCAACAAGCGGTAACCTGCTTGTTTTGTATTTATTGGTCTAGTGCAGGTAATAAGCATAATCTTCCGGACTGATGCCGGGATGCATGACCATGTTGATGGCACCGGCAATAATCTGAGCCGTGTCATCAATTAAAGTGTCAATCTCTTTGGGTGTGACGGTAAGGTTACCGCCCAACGGTTCCAGCAGGTTTTTGATGATGGTGCTGGTATCCTTGGGCTCGCCGCCGGTGCTTTGAATATATTTTTCAATGGCATCCTGGGCTATGATGGCGGCATGGGTGACGGTGGGTACTCCAATGGCAATGACCCTTACCCCCATGGTTTCCTGGTTAATGCCGGCCCTTTTGTTACCGATACCTGACCCCGGGTTGATGCCGGTATCAGCTAGTTGTATGGTGGTGGCAATACGATCGGCGCTGCGTGCAGCTAAAGAGTCAATGGCGATGATTAACGAAGGACGTGTTTTCTCCACTACACCCCGGATTATTTCGGCTGTTTCTATACCGGTGATCCCCAATACACCCGGAGCCAAGGCACTTACCGGTCGCATGCCTCCTTGTAATTCCTGGGGGGCATAGTTATATAAGTGCCTTGTCACCAAACATTGTTCCACTACCCTGGGTCCCAAAGCATCCGGTGTGGCGTTCCAGTTCCCCAGCCCAACCACCAGAACATTTAACTCCATGGGTAAGTTAAACAGCTTTTTAAGTTGCTCAGCCAGAATTTGAGCTATTTCCCGGTGGGCCTGCTGGTTGTTTTCCTTGATCACCGGTGCTTCAATGGTTATGTATTTACCCACTGGTTTACCCATGATTACCTGGGCGTTGTTGTCTTCTATATGAACTGTGGTCACCGTGGCGTAATCATAGGTTTCTTTATCAACCCGTACTCCGGGTACCTCCTGGCCGGTTTCCCCCCGGATGATTTCCCTGGCTTCCAGGGCCAGATCCAGTGATATATTCATTGATTGTAAAAATTTACTGTCCATATAATTTCACTCACCTTTACCAGCTTGACTATTATTGCGTATATAGTATATAACCGGGCTCTTGGAAAATATATTTACCGGTTTCATTAATTATATGCGTATTTTTTTGTATACAGCCGCAATTGTTACATGCTAAAGTCTTTTTGTGGTATAATTAAAAAGATTGCAACGAAAGGTAGGATAGTTTTGCGGGTAATTGCCGGAAAGGCCAAAAAAAGGCGACTGAAATCCCCCGGTAAACTTCCGGTCAGGCCTACGGCGGACCGGGTGAAAGAATCTTTGTTTAATATCATCGGCGGCCTGTTGCCGGACAGTTATTTTGCTGATCTATATGCCGGCACCGGCGGGGTTGGTATAGAGGCACTCAGTCGCGGAGCCGCCCGGGTTTTATTTGTGGAAAAGGACGCCAGGGTAATGCGTATATTACAGGATAATATAGCTATTACCGGACTTGGTGCCGGTGCCGAAGTTTTTCTGGGTGATGCGGAAAGGGCGCTGGCGATGGCAATGCATAAACAAAAGACCTTTAATATTATATTTGCTGATCCGCCATACAGGCAGGGACTGGCGGCGGGCGTGTTGAATATTTTAAATAAATGTCCCGTTTTGCATGTAAATGGTATTGTTGTTTTGGAAGTTGGGGCGGATGAGGAGATGCCGGACCAGGCCGGTATGTACCGGCTGTGGCGCCGGGTAAAATATGGCGATACAGCGTTGGTTTTTTATCAATTACAATCAAAATAATACAAACCTACGTGAGGAGGAAATGTTTTTGCGAATAGCAGTTTACCCGGGAAGTTTTGATCCAGTAACCAACGGACATCTGGATATAATAGAACGCGCGGCCATTTTGTTTGATAGATTAATTGTAGCAGTGTCATTAAATCCGGGTAAAAAGCCACTTTTTTCAATCGAAGAAAGATTGGACATGCTTAAAATAGTGACCCAACCTTTTTATAATGTGGTGGTAGACACCTTTGACGGCCTAACCGTTAATTATGCCAAGGAAAAGGATGCTCAGGTTATTATCAGGGGCTTAAGGGCCATATCTGATTTTGAAAATGAATTTATGATGGCGCTGACCAATAAGAAGCTGCAGACTGCGGTGGAAACTGTTTTTTTAATGACCAGGGCCGAGTTTTCATTTATCAGTTCCAGTGCTGTTAAGGAAGTGGCATCATTTGGTGGTTGCGTAAAGGATTTGGTGCCGCCGGTGATCCAGGAGCGGCTGCGGAGCAAATTCAAATAACGGGTGGGGGAGGTGCCTGTTTTGGAGTTGTTTAATGTTATCAATGAAATGGAGGAACTAATAGAAAGCAGCCCCAAAGTTCCCATGACCAAACGGGTTTTGGTGGATGAAGACAAGTTGCTTGATTATTTAGATCGTATCAGAGCAACATTGCCTGAAGAACTTCGCCAGGCCAAGTGGATACTTCAGGAAAGGGATAAAGTAATCACCGATTCAAAGCGCGAAGCTGTACGTATAATTGAAGATGCAGAAAAGCAGCTGGAGAAGAAAGCCATAGATTCGGAAATTACCCGCAAAGCCCACGAGATGAGCGAGGAAATTCGTTTGCGCAGCGAGGAAATCGCCAGGCAAATCAAACAAGGTGCCATGGATTATGCCGATGAAATGTTGGGCCAGTTGGAAGAAAAGCTAAACAGCATATTGGAACAAGTACAAGAAAACAGGGCCGAATTAAAAGGTATGAAAAAAGACTGATCGATTAGCTACATATAATATTGATTAAAACGCCGAACCAACTGTATCTGGTTTCGGCGCTTTTATTTTATAAAGTTTTACCTTTTATTTATGAATATAAATAAAACAATGCGATAAAAAACAGCCAGTAAAATTAAAAGCATCAGCATGACCACCATGGATAATATTGAATAAACCGTAACAGTCAGTGCCGGATAGGAACAACTGGAAAGATGTGCTGTTACGGGCATGGTTAGAGGGTTTGCTGTGCTTACGGGTTTATAAAGCAACCAGGTAAAACATGCCGCCAGAAAAGCATGGGCTATGCGGACGGTTAAAAAAAGTCCCATACGAAGGTCAGTTTGGGCGATCATACTGGCTACTTGGGCATGGATGGAGAGACCGCTCCAGCCTAGAATCATGCCTACGGCCATTAACTGTTGCAGTTCTGTTGCCGCTGCCTCGGATGCCATTTTAGTGCCAATGGTCATTTCAAAAAAACCACTGGCCAGTGCGTTTAGTATGTCCGGGGCAAATCCCAGAGGAACCAGCAATACGCCCATGATCGCAGCAATCTTGTTGATTACACCGGCCTCGTTCAATATACGAATAATTACGGCAAACAATATGATGAAGCCGCCAATATTGATGAGCTTGGTGATGGAGGAAGTCACCGCTTCTCCCAATAGCTTGCCCAGGGGCTCACGCTCATTGCGCTGGTGCTGTAGCATTGCTCTGAAAGCGCCGCGTACTGACCAGGGTTGGATACTTGTTGAGAGGGTACGAGCTTGTTCACCACGACTATAGAAACGTAACCCCAACCCCAGCATAATACTGGCCAGGTAGTGCGAACCTGCAATAACCACACCCAGCTCGGGCTTGCCAAACATGCCCACCGCCACGGCAGTCAGCATAAACAAAGGGGATGAGTTGTTGGTAAAGCACATTAACCGCTCTGCCTCCAGCCGGGTGCACAGTCCCTGGCGTCTCAACTGGGCGGTGACCATGCTGCCAATGGGATAACCGGAAGTGAAGCCTATTACCATCACAAACCCTCCGGCGCCGGGCACGTTGAAAAGTGGCCGCATCACCGGTTCCAGCAAAACACCGATAAATCGTACCAGCCCCAGCTTCATTAAAATTTCCGAGGCGATAAAAAAAGGCAATAAAGAGGGGAATACTATCTCCCACCAGGTCTTCAGTCCCATGGTGGCACCTTGAAAGGTTATTTTGGGCTGGGTGACCATGGCCAGCACAAAGCAAATTGCCAGTACCGTCCAGAAAAGGCCGGGCAGTTCGCTCCTTTTGATTGGTATTTTGGGGTAATAACGGGTTGGCAAAAGATATCACTCCTATGGTACCATATTACAAATGATGTAAAAATATAACGGCAATAACGCAATATTAGTGATGGGGATTTTTTTACCGTAGCTGGACAAAACAATGACATAGTGTTTGCCCTTGACAAATTACCGCCATATTTTATATAATTTTACCTGTTGAACTATGGAGGGGTGCCTATGCCCTTTTTGGATGTAGAACAATTAAAAAAGGTTAACGGTGAACGCCGGAGAACCGTTTTTACCGGCACGTTGCCGGCACTGCAGGTGGAAGAAAGTACCTTTGTATTCGTGGAACCCGCGCATTTTGATCTTATGCTGACCAATGTGGGTAACAGCACTATAAATATAGAGGGACAAATACAAACCGCTCTGAAAGTTCCATGCAGTCGTTGTTTGCATGATTTTGTTCTTAAGTTAAACTCAGATTTTAATGAAACCTATTATGAAAAAAACCAGCCCCAACCGGGCGATAAAAATGAGGAATGGATCGCCTATTCAGGTGATTGCATAGATATCACACCTGAAGTTTTGGGTTCGGTTTTAATAAACCTGCCGATGCGTTTTATTTGTCATGAACAGTGCCGTGGTTTATGTCCTGTATGCGGTATGGATTTGAATGCGCAGCAATGCGACTGCGTGCAGGATGATGTTGACCCGCGCCTGGCTAAACTGAAAGAATTCTTGAAGTCATAAATTAAAGGGGGTGGATGAAGCATGGGTGTACCTAAGAGGAAAAGTTCCAAGCAAAGAAAGCGGCAGCGCAGGGCAAACTGGAAAATTGAAGCCCCCGAGCTGATCAAATGCCCGCAATGCCACGAGCTGGTTGTACCGCACC encodes:
- the ylbJ gene encoding sporulation integral membrane protein YlbJ, with translation MPTRYYPKIPIKRSELPGLFWTVLAICFVLAMVTQPKITFQGATMGLKTWWEIVFPSLLPFFIASEILMKLGLVRFIGVLLEPVMRPLFNVPGAGGFVMVIGFTSGYPIGSMVTAQLRRQGLCTRLEAERLMCFTNNSSPLFMLTAVAVGMFGKPELGVVIAGSHYLASIMLGLGLRFYSRGEQARTLSTSIQPWSVRGAFRAMLQHQRNEREPLGKLLGEAVTSSITKLINIGGFIILFAVIIRILNEAGVINKIAAIMGVLLVPLGFAPDILNALASGFFEMTIGTKMASEAAATELQQLMAVGMILGWSGLSIHAQVASMIAQTDLRMGLFLTVRIAHAFLAACFTWLLYKPVSTANPLTMPVTAHLSSCSYPALTVTVYSILSMVVMLMLLILLAVFYRIVLFIFINKR
- a CDS encoding YceD family protein produces the protein MPFLDVEQLKKVNGERRRTVFTGTLPALQVEESTFVFVEPAHFDLMLTNVGNSTINIEGQIQTALKVPCSRCLHDFVLKLNSDFNETYYEKNQPQPGDKNEEWIAYSGDCIDITPEVLGSVLINLPMRFICHEQCRGLCPVCGMDLNAQQCDCVQDDVDPRLAKLKEFLKS
- a CDS encoding ATPase yields the protein MELFNVINEMEELIESSPKVPMTKRVLVDEDKLLDYLDRIRATLPEELRQAKWILQERDKVITDSKREAVRIIEDAEKQLEKKAIDSEITRKAHEMSEEIRLRSEEIARQIKQGAMDYADEMLGQLEEKLNSILEQVQENRAELKGMKKD
- the coaD gene encoding pantetheine-phosphate adenylyltransferase; amino-acid sequence: MRIAVYPGSFDPVTNGHLDIIERAAILFDRLIVAVSLNPGKKPLFSIEERLDMLKIVTQPFYNVVVDTFDGLTVNYAKEKDAQVIIRGLRAISDFENEFMMALTNKKLQTAVETVFLMTRAEFSFISSSAVKEVASFGGCVKDLVPPVIQERLRSKFK
- the rpmF gene encoding 50S ribosomal protein L32 — its product is MGVPKRKSSKQRKRQRRANWKIEAPELIKCPQCHELVVPHRVCPDCGYYKGREAVAVK